In a genomic window of Streptomyces sp. BHT-5-2:
- a CDS encoding ATP-grasp domain-containing protein — protein sequence MTAPTDVLLVIGSGQQRYREYLLASAAERHPLWLIDSSEPTWQQPHIVGSSVVPLLDRARLIPDRERISSTALRIAASHRITGVLTYDETLVTTAAAIAEKLGLPGLTTDGADRCRNKHRTRGALTLAGLPQPRYALALTLDEAREAAAAIGFPMVLKPRGMGASIGVVRVDDPAGLDDAFVMAEQAGHGGSPDYEGGVLLEEYLTGPEISIDGACLDGTYQPMFLARKQTGMEPYFEETGHVVDADDELLRDPELLRILRAAHRALAVSTGTTHTEVRFTAKGPVIIEVNARLGGDLIPWLGQLATGIQPGRVAVELALGIRPDLTPTERRATGIRFSYPPRDCRVEEVTVPTPDPAGGLLYAEPIADPGAELRLPPNGYLGRFAYVVCAGEDRAACERRLDAAAATTSLAYTPTA from the coding sequence ATGACCGCACCCACCGACGTACTGCTCGTGATCGGCAGCGGCCAGCAGCGCTACCGCGAGTACCTCCTCGCGAGCGCCGCCGAGCGGCACCCGCTGTGGCTGATCGACTCCTCGGAGCCGACCTGGCAGCAGCCGCACATCGTGGGCTCCAGCGTGGTGCCACTGCTCGACCGGGCCCGGCTGATCCCGGACCGCGAGCGGATATCCAGCACGGCCCTGCGCATCGCCGCCTCGCACCGGATCACCGGCGTCCTCACCTATGACGAGACGCTGGTGACCACCGCCGCGGCGATCGCCGAGAAGCTGGGCCTGCCCGGCCTGACCACGGACGGCGCCGACCGGTGCCGCAACAAGCACCGCACCCGCGGGGCCCTCACCCTGGCCGGCCTCCCCCAGCCCCGCTACGCCCTCGCGCTCACCCTGGACGAGGCCCGGGAGGCCGCCGCGGCGATCGGCTTCCCCATGGTGCTCAAGCCGCGCGGCATGGGCGCGAGCATCGGCGTGGTGCGGGTCGACGACCCGGCCGGACTGGACGACGCCTTCGTCATGGCGGAACAAGCCGGCCACGGCGGCTCCCCCGACTACGAGGGCGGGGTGCTCCTGGAGGAGTACCTGACCGGCCCCGAGATCAGCATCGACGGCGCCTGCCTCGACGGCACGTACCAGCCGATGTTCCTCGCCCGCAAGCAGACCGGCATGGAGCCCTACTTCGAGGAGACCGGCCACGTCGTCGACGCCGACGACGAACTGCTCCGCGATCCCGAACTGCTCCGGATCCTGCGGGCCGCCCACCGGGCGCTGGCGGTGTCGACCGGGACCACCCACACCGAGGTCCGCTTCACCGCCAAGGGCCCGGTCATCATCGAGGTCAACGCCCGCCTGGGCGGCGACCTGATCCCCTGGCTGGGCCAGTTGGCGACCGGGATCCAGCCCGGCCGGGTGGCCGTCGAACTCGCCCTGGGCATCCGCCCCGACCTCACCCCCACCGAGCGCCGGGCGACCGGCATCCGGTTCAGCTACCCGCCGCGGGACTGCCGCGTCGAGGAGGTCACCGTCCCGACACCGGACCCGGCCGGCGGGCTGCTGTACGCCGAGCCGATCGCGGACCCCGGCGCCGAACTGCGCCTGCCCCCGAACGGCTATCTGGGCCGCTTCGCCTACGTCGTCTGCGCCGGTGAGGACCGCGCCGCATGCGAGCGGCGGCTCGACGCGGCCGCCGCCACCACGTCCCTGGCGTACACCCCGACCGCCTGA
- a CDS encoding lysine N(6)-hydroxylase/L-ornithine N(5)-oxygenase family protein: MSKHDVEVLAIGAGPANLALAVALEELAPPHLAGRTLLLEQGDTIAWQRGMLLPWSQSQVSFLKDLVTLRNPRSKFSFVNYLHENGRLEEFINLSTFTPYRSEISDYHRWVAESLDRVRVRYGSKVTSLVPRRDGSGAVDGWLAHTADGAVISGRHLVVGAGRDANVPAVFRGLGADRVIHSTEYMDRIAARPRRAGERVVVIGGAQSAAEMFHSVQQDLPGCTPTLIMRSIGLNHYETSKFTNELFFSGFVDEFYAADPTARGSILEEMHRTNYAGLTPPMLEQLYRQVYLDRMRGGGGLAIRTMTRVTDVRDTGDELVLTLTNRLTGAVEELPCDLVLLGTGFRPEQPAVIRNLADALGLAKIEVGRDYRLDLGEQTAASCYLQGVNEATHGIADSLLSILATRSEEIARNLIDHAARSPRTASRPTAEDREPVPVL; the protein is encoded by the coding sequence ATGTCCAAGCACGACGTCGAAGTCCTCGCCATAGGAGCCGGCCCGGCCAATCTGGCACTGGCCGTGGCCCTGGAGGAGCTCGCGCCGCCCCACCTGGCCGGCCGGACCCTCCTGCTGGAGCAGGGCGACACCATCGCCTGGCAGCGCGGCATGCTGCTGCCCTGGTCGCAGAGCCAGGTCTCGTTCCTCAAGGACCTGGTGACGCTGCGCAACCCGCGCAGCAAGTTCTCCTTCGTCAACTACCTCCACGAGAACGGGCGGCTGGAGGAGTTCATCAACCTCTCCACCTTCACCCCCTACCGCAGCGAGATATCCGACTACCACCGCTGGGTGGCCGAATCCCTCGACCGGGTCCGCGTGCGCTACGGCTCCAAGGTCACCTCGCTGGTGCCGCGCCGGGACGGGTCCGGCGCCGTCGACGGCTGGCTGGCCCACACCGCGGACGGCGCCGTCATCTCCGGCCGCCACCTGGTCGTCGGCGCCGGCCGGGACGCCAACGTCCCCGCGGTCTTCCGCGGGCTCGGCGCCGACCGCGTCATCCACAGCACCGAATACATGGACCGCATCGCCGCCCGGCCCCGGCGGGCGGGGGAGCGGGTGGTGGTCATCGGCGGGGCGCAGAGCGCCGCCGAGATGTTCCACTCCGTCCAGCAGGACCTGCCCGGCTGCACTCCCACGCTGATCATGCGCTCGATCGGCCTCAACCACTACGAGACCAGCAAGTTCACCAACGAGCTGTTCTTCTCCGGCTTCGTCGACGAGTTCTACGCCGCGGACCCGACCGCCCGCGGCAGCATCCTGGAGGAGATGCACCGCACCAACTACGCGGGGCTGACCCCACCGATGCTGGAGCAGCTCTACCGGCAGGTCTACCTGGACCGGATGCGCGGCGGCGGGGGCCTCGCAATCCGCACCATGACCCGCGTCACTGACGTCCGGGACACCGGCGACGAACTCGTCCTGACCCTGACCAACCGGCTGACCGGCGCCGTCGAGGAACTCCCCTGCGACCTCGTCCTGCTCGGCACCGGTTTCCGCCCCGAACAGCCCGCCGTCATCCGGAACCTGGCCGACGCACTGGGCCTGGCGAAGATCGAGGTCGGTCGCGACTACCGGCTGGACCTCGGCGAACAGACCGCCGCCAGCTGCTACTTGCAGGGCGTCAACGAGGCCACCCACGGCATCGCCGACTCGCTGCTGAGCATCCTCGCCACCCGCAGCGAGGAGATCGCCAGAAACCTGATCGACCACGCCGCACGGTCCCCCCGGACCGCGTCGCGCCCCACCGCCGAGGACCGCGA